The proteins below are encoded in one region of Nocardioides marmorisolisilvae:
- a CDS encoding acyl-CoA dehydrogenase: MRFELTDEQRGFAASLTDLMRSADAVGAARAWAAGDKDPGTRLWSRLAEQGVTALVLPEDQGGLGGTLVDLVVAFEVLGHGLAVGPWIESAALLPHADGAMITAAVPPLAPYAVDADVATLASGTAGQTLASIDTTRTLVAVAGPDEIPADAVDRAVLAASAELLGAGERLLSDTVAYVKQRRQFGREIGSYQAVKHQLADVRIALDFARPLVLGAALGDVPVSAAKVMAGDAARRSARTALQLHGAIGYTRELDLGLWINRVRALVGAWGSADHHRGVLAELLREA; encoded by the coding sequence GTGAGGTTCGAGCTGACCGACGAGCAGCGCGGGTTCGCCGCCTCGCTCACTGACCTGATGCGGTCCGCCGACGCGGTCGGGGCGGCTCGGGCCTGGGCGGCAGGAGACAAGGATCCTGGCACCCGACTCTGGAGTCGGCTCGCCGAGCAGGGCGTCACCGCGTTGGTGCTCCCCGAGGACCAGGGCGGCCTGGGTGGCACGCTCGTCGACCTCGTCGTCGCCTTCGAGGTGCTCGGCCACGGGCTGGCGGTCGGCCCGTGGATCGAGTCCGCGGCGCTGCTCCCGCATGCGGACGGAGCGATGATCACCGCCGCCGTACCCCCGCTCGCGCCGTACGCCGTCGACGCCGACGTGGCCACCTTGGCCAGCGGCACCGCGGGCCAGACCCTCGCCTCGATCGACACCACCCGCACGCTGGTGGCGGTCGCCGGCCCCGACGAGATCCCCGCCGACGCCGTCGACCGCGCCGTGCTCGCCGCCTCGGCCGAACTGCTCGGCGCCGGTGAGCGGCTGCTGTCCGACACCGTCGCCTACGTCAAGCAGCGCCGTCAGTTCGGCCGGGAGATCGGCTCCTACCAGGCGGTCAAGCACCAGCTCGCCGACGTCCGGATCGCGCTCGACTTCGCCCGCCCGCTGGTGCTCGGCGCCGCTCTGGGCGACGTACCGGTCTCGGCGGCGAAGGTGATGGCCGGCGATGCGGCCCGTCGCTCCGCGCGTACGGCGCTCCAGCTGCACGGAGCGATCGGCTACACCCGTGAGCTCGACCTCGGGCTCTGGATCAACCGGGTTCGTGCGCTGGTCGGCGCCTGGGGATCCGCCGACCACCACCGCGGCGTGCTCGCCGAGCTGCTGCGGGAGGCCTGA
- a CDS encoding acyl-CoA dehydrogenase family protein, with the protein MHFARSDEQQELATIVRSLLTKRADSAAVRAAAESDAGYDVALWQALCEQVGVAALPVPEEYDGVGASLVETAIVLEELGRSLAPHPLLSSAVSVARLLLEGTDDERAERLPRIAAGEVPSLTLGTVVLEPAERSPAMDPALRIGVADPAADPTVEIAAVAAALVSAEQVGVMQRGLDMTVGYAGERVQFGRPIGSFQAIKHRLADLLVLLEASRSASWAATYAAAAYLGRPDADHRAVLLERAAVARSYCTDALDRVASETIQLHGGIAITWEHDAHLVFKRAHSLAHLLEPAHVARARLLG; encoded by the coding sequence ATGCACTTCGCTCGCAGCGACGAGCAGCAGGAGCTCGCCACGATCGTGCGCAGCCTGCTCACCAAGCGTGCTGACAGCGCGGCAGTCCGCGCGGCCGCGGAGTCCGACGCCGGGTACGACGTCGCCCTGTGGCAGGCGCTGTGCGAGCAGGTCGGCGTCGCGGCTCTGCCGGTGCCCGAGGAGTACGACGGCGTAGGCGCCTCACTTGTCGAGACCGCGATCGTCCTGGAGGAGCTGGGCCGCAGCCTTGCTCCGCACCCACTACTGAGCAGCGCGGTGTCCGTCGCGCGGCTGCTCCTGGAGGGCACCGACGACGAGCGCGCGGAGCGGCTTCCCCGGATCGCGGCGGGCGAGGTCCCGTCCCTCACCCTGGGCACTGTGGTCCTCGAGCCCGCCGAACGCTCTCCCGCGATGGATCCCGCGCTGCGGATCGGGGTCGCCGATCCGGCAGCGGACCCGACCGTCGAGATTGCGGCCGTGGCAGCCGCGCTGGTGTCGGCCGAACAGGTCGGCGTGATGCAGCGCGGGCTGGACATGACCGTTGGCTACGCCGGCGAGCGGGTGCAGTTCGGCCGCCCGATCGGGTCGTTCCAGGCGATCAAGCACCGACTGGCCGACCTCCTCGTGCTGCTCGAGGCGTCCCGGTCGGCCAGCTGGGCGGCGACGTACGCCGCGGCGGCGTACCTCGGTAGGCCCGACGCCGACCATCGCGCGGTGCTCCTGGAGCGGGCCGCGGTGGCGCGCTCCTATTGCACCGATGCGCTGGACCGGGTCGCCTCGGAGACGATCCAGCTGCACGGCGGGATCGCGATCACCTGGGAGCACGACGCCCATCTGGTCTTCAAGCGTGCGCACTCTCTGGCGCACCTGCTCGAACCGGCACACGTGGCGCGGGCGAGGCTGCTCGGCTGA
- a CDS encoding response regulator gives MANLVELARACATSTTVDQLTTASTGLLEELATAQRVAVLAPAIAPRIGGDGLAACTVPTAWSAAGITVARGRELPGDAGTLVIGWAGAAPEVSPDLGVALSLLDSAIARINAEARLTDLASRVDNAQHLADMGDYDWHIPSDTNLWSDQLYRIYGYEPHAFDPNYEAFLSHIHPEDRERITAIHQHAYATGEPYQMIERIVRPDGTIRHLSSNGEVIMGPDGTPIRMRGTCVDITDRVLVQQEREHLAARFRALVESAPDAILVLDRAGRVVHSNGRATELLGGDPTGEAIERLVPDGVGHEELGAPGTGVDGRPLVLDLHSAVLSDVDDPGLVAVFLRDATPRRDGEALAARLRESQIRRRQALEINDNVVQGLVAASYALEQRALGDTGAHLTHTLDAARRMMDDLLEPLEGADLRPGDLVRTEPTVAADVPAPAESRGTGTSCRVLVVDDSADLRNLLRLKLSAQARYDVVGEAVDGIDAIAKTAELQPDLVLLDMAMPRMDGLEALPQIRTSAPSAHVVVLSGFNESTLAAQAMSAGADRYVVKGGSMRALIDVLDDVTTGSGRAAPAG, from the coding sequence ATGGCGAACCTGGTGGAGCTGGCGCGCGCGTGCGCCACGAGCACGACGGTCGATCAGCTCACGACTGCGTCGACCGGGCTGCTCGAGGAGTTGGCGACGGCTCAGCGCGTCGCCGTGCTCGCGCCCGCCATCGCACCCCGGATCGGGGGCGACGGCCTGGCGGCGTGCACCGTTCCGACCGCGTGGAGCGCGGCCGGCATCACCGTCGCCCGCGGCCGAGAGCTCCCCGGTGATGCCGGGACCCTGGTCATCGGCTGGGCCGGCGCCGCCCCCGAGGTCTCCCCCGACCTCGGCGTCGCGCTGAGCCTGCTCGACAGCGCCATCGCGCGGATCAACGCCGAGGCGCGGCTGACCGATCTCGCATCGCGCGTCGACAATGCCCAGCACTTGGCAGACATGGGCGACTATGACTGGCACATCCCCAGCGACACGAACCTGTGGTCGGACCAGCTCTACCGGATCTACGGCTACGAGCCGCACGCATTCGACCCGAACTACGAGGCGTTCTTGTCCCATATCCACCCCGAGGACCGGGAGCGGATCACCGCGATCCACCAGCACGCCTACGCCACGGGCGAGCCCTACCAGATGATCGAGCGCATCGTCCGGCCCGACGGGACCATCCGGCATCTCTCCTCGAACGGCGAGGTGATCATGGGGCCGGACGGCACTCCTATCCGGATGCGGGGAACGTGCGTCGACATCACCGACCGGGTCCTCGTCCAGCAGGAGCGCGAGCATCTCGCCGCACGGTTCCGGGCACTGGTCGAGTCCGCGCCGGACGCGATCTTGGTGCTCGACCGCGCGGGCCGGGTGGTGCACTCGAACGGTCGCGCCACCGAGCTGCTCGGGGGGGACCCCACCGGTGAGGCGATCGAGCGGCTGGTCCCCGACGGCGTCGGTCACGAGGAGCTCGGCGCCCCCGGAACCGGTGTCGACGGACGGCCGCTCGTCCTCGACCTGCACTCCGCGGTGCTCAGCGACGTCGACGACCCGGGACTGGTCGCGGTGTTCCTCCGGGACGCCACCCCGCGACGAGACGGTGAGGCGCTCGCTGCGCGGCTGCGCGAGTCCCAGATCCGTCGGCGACAGGCGCTGGAGATCAACGACAACGTGGTGCAGGGCCTGGTCGCCGCGTCGTACGCCCTGGAGCAGCGGGCCCTCGGCGACACCGGTGCCCACCTGACTCACACCCTCGACGCGGCCCGCCGGATGATGGACGACCTCCTGGAGCCGCTCGAGGGTGCCGACCTGCGCCCCGGAGACCTGGTGCGCACCGAGCCGACCGTCGCCGCCGATGTGCCGGCCCCGGCAGAGTCTCGCGGGACCGGTACGTCGTGCCGCGTGCTCGTCGTGGACGACTCCGCCGACCTGCGCAACCTGCTCCGCCTGAAGCTGTCCGCGCAGGCGCGCTACGACGTGGTCGGGGAGGCCGTCGACGGCATCGACGCGATCGCGAAGACTGCCGAGCTGCAGCCCGACCTGGTGCTCCTCGACATGGCGATGCCGCGGATGGACGGCCTGGAGGCACTCCCGCAGATCCGGACCAGCGCACCCTCGGCACATGTCGTCGTGCTCTCCGGCTTCAACGAGAGCACCCTGGCCGCCCAGGCGATGAGCGCCGGCGCGGACCGCTACGTGGTCAAGGGCGGCAGCATGCGCGCGCTGATCGACGTGCTCGACGACGTCACAACCGGGTCGGGTCGGGCCGCTCCCGCCGGCTAG
- a CDS encoding WhiB family transcriptional regulator — MSDLPCHRHAELYFAEQPTVLEQAKRLCAGCPVREMCLAGAIARAEPHGVWGGQIFVDGVVVATKRGRGRPRKIVA, encoded by the coding sequence TTGAGCGACTTGCCGTGCCACCGTCATGCGGAGCTGTACTTCGCCGAGCAGCCGACCGTGCTCGAGCAGGCCAAACGGCTCTGTGCCGGCTGCCCGGTGCGGGAGATGTGCCTCGCGGGTGCCATCGCGCGGGCCGAGCCCCACGGGGTCTGGGGCGGCCAGATCTTCGTCGACGGCGTCGTGGTGGCGACCAAGCGAGGTCGCGGTCGCCCGCGCAAGATCGTCGCCTAG
- a CDS encoding MDR family MFS transporter: protein MTQPPAAAGKLTPRQILTAMSGLVVAMLLAQLDNMIVAPALPTIVGDLGGLAHLSWVVTGYILASTVSTPIWGKLGDLFGHKHAFMASIVLFLVGSALCGMSQSMTELVLFRAFQGVGAGGLMVGIMSVIGMLVSPRERGKYIGVMMAVMPAAMIAGPLIGGWITDNASWRWAFYVNLPLGILALFVVWSTLHLTAEVKAEGKVEIDWSGSAVLVVWLTALVLMITWGGTQYPWGSWQVVTLGVVAAVGVVAFLAIEHRAAEPIIPLRLFGSMNFSLSTALGFVAGFAMFGGITFLPQFQQLVQGASATNSGLLLMPMMLSAMVFSLGGGQVMSRTGHYKAFPIVGTILLTSGMWLFSTMTVDTSKSTTAFYMVLLGAGMGCLMQTTNLIAQNSVAIRDLGAATGTATFTRNLGGSLGVSILGAIYAHELLTHLSGLGGGQAHSVGNTSTLTPKVVESLPEQVRSVVQHAVVAGTHEIFWWAALISVAGVVLAWFVKQVPLRDTVLPTAPESVEEAAESFAV, encoded by the coding sequence ATGACGCAACCTCCCGCCGCCGCCGGCAAGCTCACCCCCCGCCAGATCCTGACGGCGATGAGCGGCCTGGTGGTGGCGATGCTGCTCGCCCAGCTCGACAACATGATCGTGGCCCCGGCCTTGCCGACCATCGTGGGCGACCTCGGTGGCCTGGCCCACCTGTCCTGGGTGGTCACCGGCTACATCCTTGCCTCGACGGTCTCCACCCCCATCTGGGGCAAGCTCGGCGATCTCTTCGGCCACAAGCACGCCTTCATGGCCTCGATCGTGCTGTTCCTGGTCGGGTCGGCCTTGTGCGGGATGAGTCAGAGCATGACCGAGCTGGTGCTGTTCCGGGCCTTCCAGGGTGTCGGGGCCGGGGGCCTGATGGTGGGCATCATGTCGGTGATCGGGATGCTCGTCTCGCCGCGGGAGCGCGGGAAGTACATCGGCGTGATGATGGCCGTGATGCCTGCCGCCATGATCGCGGGACCGCTCATCGGCGGCTGGATCACCGACAATGCGTCCTGGCGATGGGCGTTCTATGTGAACCTGCCGCTCGGCATCCTCGCGCTGTTCGTGGTCTGGTCGACACTGCACCTCACCGCCGAGGTCAAGGCGGAGGGCAAGGTCGAGATCGACTGGTCGGGCTCGGCCGTTCTCGTCGTCTGGCTGACCGCGCTCGTGCTGATGATCACCTGGGGCGGCACGCAGTACCCCTGGGGCTCGTGGCAGGTCGTCACCTTGGGTGTCGTCGCCGCGGTCGGGGTGGTGGCGTTCCTCGCGATCGAGCACCGTGCCGCGGAGCCGATCATCCCGCTGCGGCTCTTCGGCAGCATGAACTTCTCGCTCTCGACGGCGCTGGGCTTCGTCGCCGGATTCGCGATGTTCGGCGGCATCACCTTCCTTCCGCAGTTCCAGCAGCTGGTCCAGGGCGCCTCGGCCACCAACAGCGGCCTGCTGCTGATGCCGATGATGCTGTCCGCGATGGTGTTCTCGCTCGGTGGCGGCCAGGTGATGAGCCGCACCGGCCATTACAAGGCCTTCCCGATCGTCGGGACGATCCTGCTGACCAGCGGGATGTGGCTGTTCTCGACCATGACCGTCGACACCTCCAAGTCCACAACGGCGTTCTACATGGTGCTGCTCGGCGCCGGCATGGGCTGCCTGATGCAGACGACCAACCTGATAGCGCAGAACAGCGTCGCCATCCGGGATCTCGGCGCGGCCACCGGCACGGCCACCTTCACCCGGAACCTCGGCGGCTCCCTGGGAGTCTCCATCCTGGGTGCGATCTACGCCCACGAGCTGCTCACCCACCTCTCCGGGCTCGGCGGCGGTCAGGCACATTCGGTGGGCAACACCAGCACGCTCACGCCGAAGGTCGTCGAGTCGCTGCCCGAGCAGGTCCGGTCGGTCGTGCAGCATGCGGTCGTCGCCGGCACCCACGAGATCTTCTGGTGGGCCGCGCTGATCAGCGTCGCGGGTGTGGTCCTGGCCTGGTTCGTCAAGCAGGTCCCGCTGCGCGACACGGTGTTGCCGACAGCGCCGGAGTCGGTGGAGGAGGCGGCGGAGAGCTTTGCGGTGTAG
- a CDS encoding TetR/AcrR family transcriptional regulator encodes MTQPTEPSPDISPETSPEPTSGTAPGSTSDAGPGQHRTHDAILEAALRLFAEKGYDATSMREIAEALGISKPALYYHFDSKEDIVRAILQDMVVQLDDVVAWAREQPRSPDLARVIVERWADVVQRHGSRMFRFMMGSHHVVREVQGDKHALMPHLNELASIIAADDASPERVLRARLALMSVNVAGVVGLDIDGPDEEILAAARRIAVDLLPGP; translated from the coding sequence GTGACGCAGCCCACCGAGCCGAGCCCCGACATCAGTCCCGAGACGAGTCCCGAGCCGACCAGCGGGACCGCCCCCGGCTCGACGAGCGACGCCGGACCCGGCCAGCACCGCACCCACGACGCCATTCTCGAGGCGGCGCTGCGGCTGTTCGCCGAGAAGGGGTACGACGCCACGTCGATGCGCGAGATCGCCGAGGCGCTCGGGATCTCCAAGCCCGCGCTCTACTACCACTTCGACAGCAAGGAGGACATCGTCCGGGCGATCCTCCAGGACATGGTCGTCCAGCTCGACGACGTGGTTGCGTGGGCCCGTGAGCAGCCCCGCTCCCCCGACCTGGCGCGGGTGATCGTCGAGCGGTGGGCCGACGTCGTCCAGCGGCACGGGTCGCGGATGTTCCGCTTCATGATGGGCAGCCACCACGTCGTGCGCGAGGTGCAGGGCGACAAGCACGCCCTGATGCCGCACCTCAACGAGCTGGCCTCGATCATCGCCGCCGACGACGCCTCACCCGAGCGGGTACTGCGGGCCAGGCTCGCCCTGATGTCGGTCAACGTGGCGGGCGTGGTCGGACTCGACATCGACGGCCCCGACGAGGAGATCCTGGCCGCCGCACGCCGGATCGCGGTGGACCTGCTGCCTGGGCCCTGA
- a CDS encoding HNH endonuclease signature motif containing protein: MVSGSSVRGDVSVAAAVLASVREHRRAADAAEAAVLADVLAWCDLQVTEDPDLAATWGHSPVHLGGPGCPWVGEFTITELAAGLGMSLTAARSLVADVLELAFRLPRLWARVQAGQVAAWRARRVAEQTQPLSVAAAGFVDAQVAPFASRMGVAAVDRLVAEAVGRFMPDLAAEQRQLAADGRRFDIDHQQVSFAGTSRVEAELDLADALDLDAAITELAAQLKGLGSDLGLDQRRALAAGELARRQLALDLDTTTVAEPTEARPAVRAARGRGRRDLTLYAHLSAAAIHPTPASTASTDGTCADAMVRLEGHRDPVITLDTLRDWLKIPGDVRVSIRPVIDLNADLTSTGRFATNNQREQVILRDHTCAAPHCSRPARRLDLDHIGPWDDHGPPDQTSSKNLAALCRHHHRAKTLTGWTYQQLLPGVFLWKTPHGLRHLTCAGHTIDLS; the protein is encoded by the coding sequence ATGGTCTCGGGGAGCAGCGTTCGCGGCGATGTGTCGGTCGCGGCTGCGGTGCTGGCCTCGGTGCGCGAACATCGTCGGGCTGCGGATGCCGCCGAGGCCGCGGTGCTGGCCGATGTGCTGGCCTGGTGTGATCTGCAGGTGACCGAGGACCCGGACCTGGCGGCGACCTGGGGACACAGCCCGGTGCACCTGGGAGGGCCGGGCTGTCCGTGGGTCGGTGAGTTCACCATCACCGAGCTTGCGGCCGGGTTGGGGATGTCGTTGACCGCGGCCCGGTCGCTGGTCGCCGATGTGTTGGAGCTGGCGTTCCGGCTGCCCAGGTTGTGGGCGCGGGTGCAGGCCGGGCAGGTCGCGGCCTGGCGGGCCCGCCGGGTCGCCGAGCAGACCCAGCCGCTGAGCGTCGCGGCCGCGGGGTTCGTGGATGCCCAGGTGGCACCGTTCGCCTCCCGGATGGGTGTTGCGGCGGTGGACCGGCTGGTCGCCGAGGCGGTGGGCCGGTTCATGCCCGACCTGGCCGCCGAGCAGCGGCAGCTGGCGGCGGATGGTCGCCGGTTCGACATCGACCACCAGCAGGTCTCCTTCGCCGGCACCAGCCGGGTCGAGGCCGAGCTGGACCTGGCCGACGCCCTGGACCTGGACGCCGCGATCACCGAGCTCGCCGCACAGCTCAAAGGCCTGGGCAGCGACCTGGGCCTGGATCAGCGTCGGGCGCTGGCGGCCGGGGAGCTGGCCCGCCGCCAGCTCGCCCTCGACCTCGACACCACCACGGTCGCGGAGCCCACCGAGGCTCGGCCCGCTGTCCGGGCCGCTCGGGGGCGCGGCCGCCGGGACCTGACCCTGTACGCGCACCTGTCCGCCGCCGCGATCCACCCCACCCCGGCCTCGACCGCAAGCACGGACGGCACCTGCGCAGACGCGATGGTCAGGCTGGAGGGACACCGCGATCCGGTGATCACCCTGGACACGCTGCGGGACTGGCTGAAGATCCCCGGAGATGTCCGGGTGAGCATCCGCCCGGTGATCGACCTGAACGCCGACCTGACCAGCACCGGCCGGTTCGCCACCAACAACCAACGCGAACAGGTCATCCTGCGCGACCACACCTGCGCCGCACCCCACTGCAGCCGGCCGGCCCGACGACTCGACCTGGACCACATCGGACCCTGGGACGACCACGGCCCACCCGACCAGACCAGCTCGAAGAACCTCGCCGCCCTGTGCCGACACCACCACCGAGCCAAGACACTGACCGGCTGGACCTACCAGCAGCTACTCCCCGGCGTGTTCCTCTGGAAGACCCCACACGGGCTGCGCCACCTCACCTGCGCCGGCCACACCATCGACCTGAGCTGA
- a CDS encoding FtsX-like permease family protein: MRGPAVRRWRAAVRHRPLQALSLFLLAALVAASATFAPLYVRAVGQVIVDLDLAHNPSQTTGLQVSSHAGAAPGAFSPFASRPPLSPAQLIALVPRAVRADFEAPVIDQEAFTTVFPDVQLGLEGTLISRSDICAHLTMVEGRCPRAQDEIAISEYDRRHRGLHVGRTTKIATLPPPELDAQHKVINPHSEPQGIQLRVVGVYHQVPGPYWFGRILTGKSGIIADQHTLHDDWVTIPGTITNVRRSRPMLPNRRSQALFPIDPAATGLDQFRALGPQLRQLDRAILKRSDAGQIDTYSGLPDLVKDLNHQLRQAQVTVPLLMLQLGLLCLFVLWLVLGAATEQRRPEVALALLRGRGRSGARRMLLAELLPVTLAGVGLGTGLALFLAWVCRTWTLPGSAPFEVTREFWLALVAAVVAIVVTTVVAVVGTSREPVETLLRRVSRRSQGWRLGALQTLLIAVAGTGAVAFVVGALDGSAALAGPALLALTVGLLLSHLTVPVAARIGGWAVGRGRIRSGLSILSAARLPMTRRTVAVVTVATALLVFSADAIAVGARNRQLAAEQYVGAPRVLTVNGNDLPAARAAVDQVDPSGHSVTPVVTVRSPGEGAPTTLAVVPDQFRRIAMLDVPHPLPWQRIEPPAAKPVRITGGQVTVPVDLSGASGKVGTLSVTLSLVYADHSNGVATLGDLDPKSLARGRFTAAVSCRQGCLVSGIGLSGLPGARALGTLTLGRMTVAGGTSVPLGPPDNWSGVDGSAGRMTPHSAAGGGLRIDFDTEGSESVTMPQRWFPTRVPAIVVGSLPPTSHGNAFALTGLDGQDRDALRVASAARAPSAPPHTAVVNLDVVQRGSDIDIDDKIQVWLGRDDPALVHRVESALADHQVSVQTSASVTDQRQHYDRTAAAWGLELAVITGALALLIALLVLVVLAVAGWRLRARDLAALRMSGLRAAAVRTVAASEQLVPVLLAVIVGTVCGLVGADLAMGSVPLFSEPPEVSTLDLALSWPAVAVAALAGLVVLAVGGALAGRAIAARADLQRLRGAP, translated from the coding sequence ATGCGGGGGCCTGCGGTACGGCGGTGGCGCGCCGCCGTGCGTCACCGGCCGCTGCAGGCGCTCTCCCTGTTCCTGCTCGCAGCGCTGGTGGCCGCGTCAGCGACCTTCGCACCGCTCTACGTCCGGGCCGTCGGACAGGTGATCGTCGACCTCGACCTGGCTCACAACCCCTCGCAGACCACCGGGCTGCAGGTGAGCTCACACGCGGGTGCGGCCCCGGGCGCGTTCTCTCCCTTCGCCTCGAGGCCGCCGCTTTCCCCGGCCCAGCTGATCGCGCTGGTCCCGAGAGCAGTGCGCGCGGACTTCGAAGCTCCGGTCATCGACCAGGAAGCATTCACCACCGTGTTCCCCGACGTCCAGCTCGGCCTGGAGGGCACGCTGATCTCCCGTTCCGACATCTGTGCGCACCTGACCATGGTCGAGGGGCGCTGCCCGCGCGCCCAGGACGAGATCGCGATCAGCGAGTACGACCGCCGTCACCGTGGCCTGCACGTGGGCCGCACGACCAAGATCGCGACCCTACCCCCGCCCGAACTCGACGCTCAGCACAAGGTAATCAACCCGCACTCCGAGCCCCAGGGCATCCAGCTGCGCGTGGTCGGCGTCTATCACCAGGTGCCGGGACCGTACTGGTTCGGCCGAATCCTCACCGGCAAGTCCGGCATCATCGCCGACCAGCACACGTTGCACGACGACTGGGTGACGATCCCCGGGACGATCACCAACGTGCGTCGGAGCCGGCCGATGCTGCCGAACCGTCGCAGCCAGGCGCTGTTCCCGATCGATCCAGCCGCCACCGGACTCGACCAGTTCCGCGCCCTCGGACCGCAGCTGCGCCAGCTCGACCGCGCCATCCTGAAACGCTCGGACGCCGGCCAGATCGACACCTACAGCGGCCTGCCCGACCTGGTGAAGGACCTCAACCACCAGCTGCGCCAGGCCCAGGTCACCGTGCCGCTGCTGATGCTCCAGCTCGGGCTGCTGTGCCTGTTCGTGCTGTGGCTGGTGCTCGGCGCTGCCACCGAGCAGCGCCGACCCGAGGTCGCCCTGGCCCTGCTCCGCGGGCGTGGCCGGTCGGGCGCGCGCCGGATGCTGCTGGCCGAGCTGTTGCCGGTGACGCTCGCCGGCGTCGGTCTCGGCACCGGTCTCGCGCTGTTCCTCGCGTGGGTGTGCCGCACCTGGACGCTGCCCGGCTCGGCTCCGTTCGAGGTGACCCGCGAGTTCTGGCTCGCCCTGGTCGCCGCGGTGGTCGCGATCGTGGTGACCACCGTCGTCGCGGTCGTCGGCACCAGCCGGGAGCCCGTCGAGACCCTGCTTCGCCGGGTCTCGCGCCGCAGCCAGGGCTGGCGCCTCGGTGCGCTGCAGACCCTGCTCATCGCCGTCGCCGGCACCGGAGCGGTCGCGTTCGTGGTCGGCGCGCTGGACGGGTCGGCCGCGCTCGCCGGCCCGGCCCTGCTCGCCCTCACGGTCGGCCTGCTGCTCTCCCACCTGACGGTGCCGGTCGCGGCCCGCATCGGCGGCTGGGCGGTGGGCCGGGGACGGATCCGTAGCGGGCTGAGCATCCTGAGCGCGGCCCGGCTGCCGATGACCCGGCGTACGGTCGCGGTCGTCACCGTGGCCACCGCGCTGCTGGTCTTCTCCGCCGACGCGATCGCCGTCGGCGCGCGCAACCGGCAGCTCGCAGCCGAGCAGTACGTCGGAGCGCCGCGGGTGCTCACCGTCAACGGCAACGACCTCCCGGCCGCGCGAGCGGCCGTGGACCAGGTCGATCCCTCGGGCCACAGCGTGACGCCGGTCGTCACGGTCAGGTCACCCGGCGAGGGCGCTCCCACGACACTCGCTGTGGTGCCCGACCAGTTCCGCCGGATCGCGATGCTCGACGTGCCCCATCCGCTGCCGTGGCAGCGGATCGAGCCGCCTGCCGCCAAGCCGGTGCGGATCACCGGCGGGCAGGTCACCGTGCCGGTCGACCTCAGCGGAGCCTCCGGCAAGGTCGGGACGCTCTCGGTCACTCTCTCGCTGGTGTACGCCGACCACAGCAACGGGGTGGCCACGCTGGGCGACCTGGACCCGAAGTCGCTGGCACGCGGACGCTTCACCGCAGCCGTCTCGTGTCGACAAGGCTGTCTGGTCTCCGGGATCGGGCTCAGCGGGCTGCCGGGGGCCCGCGCCCTCGGCACCCTCACGCTGGGCAGGATGACCGTCGCCGGGGGCACGTCGGTGCCGCTGGGGCCACCGGACAACTGGAGCGGCGTCGACGGTTCGGCCGGGCGGATGACGCCGCACTCCGCCGCCGGCGGCGGCCTGCGCATCGACTTCGACACCGAGGGCTCGGAGTCGGTCACCATGCCGCAGCGCTGGTTCCCCACCCGGGTCCCGGCCATCGTCGTGGGCTCCCTTCCACCGACCAGCCACGGCAACGCGTTCGCGCTCACCGGGCTGGACGGCCAGGATCGCGACGCCCTCCGGGTCGCCAGCGCGGCACGCGCACCGTCCGCGCCGCCACACACCGCGGTGGTGAACCTCGACGTCGTCCAACGAGGCAGTGACATCGACATCGACGACAAGATCCAGGTGTGGCTCGGACGCGACGACCCGGCGCTGGTCCATCGCGTCGAATCGGCGCTCGCGGACCACCAGGTGTCGGTGCAGACCAGCGCGTCGGTGACCGACCAGCGCCAGCACTACGACCGGACCGCCGCCGCCTGGGGTCTCGAGCTGGCGGTGATCACCGGAGCGCTCGCCCTGCTGATCGCACTGCTGGTGCTCGTCGTGCTCGCGGTCGCGGGCTGGCGGCTGCGGGCCCGCGACCTCGCCGCGCTGCGGATGAGCGGCCTGCGCGCGGCCGCGGTGCGCACCGTGGCCGCCAGCGAGCAGCTGGTGCCGGTGCTGCTGGCCGTCATCGTCGGCACGGTCTGCGGCCTCGTCGGTGCGGACCTGGCGATGGGCTCGGTCCCGCTGTTCTCCGAGCCTCCGGAGGTGTCGACGCTCGACCTGGCGCTGTCGTGGCCTGCGGTGGCCGTTGCCGCGCTCGCCGGCCTGGTCGTGCTCGCGGTCGGTGGAGCCCTCGCGGGACGGGCGATCGCGGCCCGCGCCGACCTGCAGCGCCTGCGAGGTGCGCCGTGA